The Populus alba chromosome 4, ASM523922v2, whole genome shotgun sequence genome contains a region encoding:
- the LOC118062572 gene encoding UBP1-associated protein 2C — MEFIKKRKADENGISIPTGTSPPSPITPLTPEEIRKILEPFTKDQLLDILQSATLHHSDILNSVRSVADGDISLRKLFIRGLSSETTSDTLRILFSSFGELEEAIVIHDKNTGKSKGFGFITFKHVDSAMLSIREPSKKIDGRITVTQLASNNSSTGDVSLRKVYVGNVPFEITSERLLGFFSMYGEIEEGPLGFDKSTGKSKGFAFLIYKSEDGAKAAIADPMKNIDGHQVVCKLAVDNKRVNKTNQGSANAQNSQPLAHPSFPQPQPQNSIGGVTGSLQNYGPASNSYQLNTSLTGSGYNGAYRVPPYVGAGPNDGGLNNAGASMYRMPQSTVGTGSGVYPDAGSYALSQQQQHQQPSSMPLPPRFPHGAGGMYQGMPPPYY, encoded by the coding sequence ATGGAGTTCATTAAAAAACGCAAAGCTGACGAAAACGGCATCTCAATCCCCACCGGCACCTCTCCACCATCTCCAATAACTCCTCTAACTCCCGAAGAAATCCGTAAAATCCTCGAACCTTTCACAAAAGACCAACTATTAGACATCCTCCAATCCGCCACACTCCACCACTCTGACATCCTTAACTCTGTCCGTTCCGTAGCGGATGGCGACATCTCCCTCCGAAAGCTCTTCATTCGCGGCCTCTCTTCCGAAACAACCTCGGATACCCTCCGAATTCTATTTTCTTCCTTCGGAGAACTCGAAGAAGCTATTGTTATCCATGACAAGAACACAGGTAAGTCGAAAGGTTTCGGGTTTATTACTTTCAAACATGTGGACTCTGCTATGCTTTCTATTAGAGAACctagtaaaaaaattgatggaagGATTACTGTTACTCAATTAGCATCGAATAATTCGAGTACCGGTGATGTTTCGTTAAGGAAAGTTTATGTTGGGAACGTGCCTTTTGAGATTACTTCGGAGAGGTTGTTAGGGTTTTTCTCAATGTATGGTGAGATTGAAGAAGGCCCGCTTGGGTTTGATAAATCTACTGGGAAATCAAAGGGTTTTGCCTTTCTTATATATAAGTCTGAGGATGGGGCTAAGGCTGCGATTGCTGATCctatgaaaaatattgatgggCATCAAGTTGTTTGTAAATTAGCTGTTGATAACAAGAGGGTTAATAAGACTAATCAGGGCAGTGCAAATGCACAAAATTCACAGCCATTAGCGCATCCATCGTTcccacaaccacaaccacaaaattCGATTGGCGGGGTGACAGGAAGTTTACAAAATTATGGGCCTGCTAGTAATAGCTATCAGTTGAATACTTCATTGACGGGTTCTGGATATAATGGTGCTTATAGGGTTCCGCCATATGTAGGGGCGGGTCCAAATGATGGTGGATTGAACAATGCAGGGGCTTCAATGTATAGAATGCCACAGAGCACTGTTGGAACCGGTTCTGGGGTGTATCCGGATGCTGGGTCTTATGCTTTGTCTCAGCAACAGCAGCATCAGCAGCCATCCTCAATGCCACTGCCTCCTAGATTCCCACATGGAGCTGGAGGGATGTATCAGGGTATGCCACCACCATATTACTGA
- the LOC118062571 gene encoding U-box domain-containing protein 45, giving the protein MSPAQRPNMPEPSPSPPSSSIFALSYLKLQFFARVRRFLQTKRAQKSLKTRTKPMVIKEEQATITTVDRQSSDIDDDSVVLQRSVKRLHFGSWEEKEMAALEIEKLAREDAKMRNLMAELGVIPALVGMVASEVAGRQRVAVNALIELANGTYKNKALMVEAGILSKLPKSMDVLEEPTRQEFAELILSLSSLANHTQFPLASSEVLPFLIGILESCSSYETKESCLGTLYNLSAVLDNAGPLLSNGAVQTLLRVISEKEFSEKALATLGHLVVTLMGKKAMENSSLVPESLIEIMTWEDKPKCQELSAYILMILAHQSSALRDKMLKSGIVPVLLEVALLGSPLAQKRALKLLQWFKDERQARMGPHSGPQTARIATGSPVNNREAQEGKKLMKDLVKQSLHKNMELITRRANATSGDSSKFKSLVISTSSKSLTC; this is encoded by the exons ATGTCTCCAGCACAAAGACCAAACATGCCTGAACCATCTCCTTCCCCTCCTTCCTCTTCTATCTTTGCACTTTCTTACTTGAAGCTTCAATTCTTCGCTCGTGTAAGGCGGTTCTTGCAAACTAAAAGGGCACAAAAGAGCCTTAAAACAAGAACCAAACCTATGGTCATCAAAGAAGAACAAGCAACAATTACTACTGTGGATAGACAAAGTAGTGATATTGATGATGATTCTGTGGTGTTACAAAGATCAGTAAAGAGACTTCACTTTGGAAGCTGGGAAGAGAAGGAGATGGCGGCTCTTGAGATTGAAAAATTAGCTAGGGAAGATGCTAAGATGAGAAATTTGATGGCTGAGCTTGGTGTTATTCCTGCCCTGGTGGGGATGGTGGCTTCAGAAGTGGCTGGCCGCCAGAGAGTGGCTGTTAATGCTTTGATTGAGCTTGCTAATGGAACTTACAA gAACAAGGCTCTCATGGTAGAAGCAGGGATCCTTTCGAAACTACCAAAGAGCATGGATGTTTTAGAAGAACCAACAAGACAAGAATTCGCAGAATTAATCCTGTCATTATCTTCGCTGGCGAATCATACCCAATTCCCTCTTGCTTCATCAGAAGTTTTGCCATTTCTAATTGGAATTCTAGAGTCTTGCTCAAGTTACGAAACCAAGGAGTCGTGTTTGGGTACTCTATACAACCTGTCTGCTGTGTTAGACAATGCAGGGCCTTTGCTCTCTAACGGGGCAGTTCAAACTCTCTTGAGGGTAATATCAGAAAAAGAATTCTCAGAGAAAGCTCTAGCCACACTAGGCCATTTAGTGGTGACCTTAATGGGGAAGAAAGCAATGGAAAACAGTTCACTTGTGCCAGAGAGCTTGATAGAGATAATGACATGGGAGGATAAGCCAAAATGTCAAGAATTATCGGCTTATATTTTGATGATTCTAGCTCATCAAAGCTCAGCTCTGCGAGATAAAATGCTTAAATCTGGCATTGTCCCTGTACTCCTTGAAGTGGCATTATTGGGGAGTCCTCTAGCTCAGAAGAGAGCACTAAAACTACTGCAATGGTTCAAAGATGAGAGGCAAGCAAGGATGGGGCCACATTCTGGGCCTCAAACAGCAAGGATAGCAACAGGGTCACCGGTAAATAACAGGGAAGCTCAAGAGGGAAAGAAACTGATGAAGGATTTGGTGAAGCAAAGTTTACACAAGAACATGGAGTTGATAACCCGGCGAGCCAATGCTACTTCAGGGGACTCTTCCAAGTTCAAGTCCTTGGTTATCAGTACAAGTTCTAAAAGCTTGACTTGCTAA